Genomic window (Paenibacillus sp. 37):
ATCCTGGGGATTGGCCCGGGAGTCTCTACGAGATCACCCTAATGATCTGGCTACGAAGAGGAGAAGGCTAAGCACATGAATTCTACATGATTGCGGGGACATCACGCACATTAGAATTTTTTTTGTTCTTAGTAAAGGCATCATGCCACTCCTTGTCAGCTGAACCCTGGGTGAAGAATCTTCATCAGGGTCATTTGTCGTTTTTCAATATGGCTTCAACATCTCTAAGGGGGAGTTAGTAATTATGGATCGTTTCTTTAAATTAAAAGAAAACGGAACAAACGTTAGAACGGAGATTGTTGCGGGTCTCACTACGTTTATGACAATGGCTTACATTCTTTTTGTGAATACGTTGTTCTTGGGACAAGCCGGTGCGGGGATGTCGGATAATGCAGTATTCTTTGCAACAGCCGTCGGCGCCGGATTAATGACTATTATTATGGGATTGTTCGTGAATATTCCGATTGCGCTCGCACCAGGTATGGGATTGAATGCGTACTTCATGACTGTCGTTCTAAGTTCGAATGGAGCGATTACTTGGCAAGCTGCTCTCGGAGCGGTATTCCTTTCCGGTATCGTGTTCATTATTCTGACCGTGACCAAGATTCGGCAAATGTTGCTTGTTGCAGTACCGCAGTCGATCAAAATGGCCATTACGGTTGGTATCGGTCTCTTTATTACGATTATCGGTTTCAAACTTGCTAATCTCGTGGCTGTAACGGTGAATGTTGCGCCAGACGCAGATCTGAGCCAGCCGATTCCAGGCAGCAGCTTTAATCTTTCATTGGGTAACTTTATAACGCATCACGATGCATTACTTGCACTGATTGGTTTGCTCCTTATTGCTATACTGATGGTTATGCGTGTTAAAGGCGCTCTGCTAATCGGGATCGTAGTAACAACGTTAATTGGTATTCCGATGGGTGTTACAAATCTGAGTGGTCTTTCGGGCGCAAGCTGGTTGCCTAACTTCAGTGATCTGGCGGTTGGACAGCTGGATTTAAAAGGTGCCATCAGTCTGGGATTGTTCGAAATCATCTTTATCTTTACCTTCGTTGAATTGTTCGACACGTTCGGTACGATGGTAGGTACTGCAACGCGTATGGGCATTATGAAGGACAAGAAAAAAGGCGAGAAAACCATCGGTAAAGCGATGCTCGTCGATGCAGTTGGTGTCAGCGCAGGTGCTGCACTGGGTACAAGTACCATTACGGCATACGTTGAAAGTGCTTCAGGTGTTGAGGCAGGTGGACGTACAGGACTGACTTCGGTAACGACAGGTTTGTTGTTCATTTTGGCTCTGTTTATCGCGCCTCTTGCGCTTGTTGTTCCATCCGCTGCGACGGCTCCGGCATTGATCATCGTGGGTGTGCTTATGATGAGTCAAGTGCGCAGCATTGAGTGGGATGATTTCCTGCAAGCTTTCCCTGCGTTCCTTACCATTGTATTGATGCCTTTCACAGGTGGAATCGCAAACGGGATCTCCGCAGGTATCGTATCTTATGTGATTTTGGCGGTGTTCAGTAACTTGGTAACAGAGCGTAAAGTGAAAATTCACTGGCTTATGTGGATTTTGGCGCTCATTGTAGTTTGCCGATACGTATTTATTGGCGGGGAGTAGGGTTCGTTAGGTGTAACGAAGAAATATCTCAGATACGTTTGCTATCCTATAAATGAAGAAGCGGAAGCCACGGGATTTAGACCCTGGGCTTTCGCTTTTTTTATATTCTTTTTTTGGGAAAAATGAATTTGAAAAATGTTTTCCTTCTATATAGAAGGAAAGAATATAATGATCTATGATTTGTCGGTTGTTTATCCAATGAAATCATCGGTTAATAAGTTTCTATAACGTGATGAGTCTGTACTGTATACAATATGTGTTTCTCTATTACTCCGATTCATTAAAATTTATAACCGGATGTATCATCTGGTCGATAATAAGGAGATACTTGCTAAAAGGACAGCAGGGAACTTATTTTATAAGATTTAATGTTTTTCGAAAAAAGACTTGCGTTCCGTATCTGTACATGGTATATTCTATTTCCGGCCAAAAAAACACGAGATACACGGTGCGGCAAGCGGTTGAAATAAGCTTCGAAAGAAACTTAAAAAAAGAGCTTGCAAAGTTGGTTCGGACATGATATTATATAAGAGTTGCTGAAGAGAACAACATTCGGTAACGAAACAAGTTTGATCTTTGAAAACTGAACAACGAGTGAGTAAACATTCTGCTTGCAGAATGAACGCGAAAGTTGAGACAAGCTTTGGCTTGGATCGACTGGAGCACAAATGAGATTTTTAATCTCGTCAGATTCAAAATGAGCTTATCGCTCTTTTCAATACTTTATTGGAGAGTTTGATCCTGGCTCAGGACGAACGCTGGCGGCATGCCTAATACATGCAAGTCGAGCGGAGTTGATAGGAAGCTTGCTTCCTTGATACTTAGCGGCGGACGGGTGAGTAACACGTAGGCAACCTGCCCTCAAGTTTGGGACAACTACCGGAAACGGTAGCTAATACCGAATAATTGTTTTCTTCGCCTGAAGGAAACTGGAAAGACGGAGCAATCTGTCACTTGGGGATGGGCCTGCGGCGCATTAGCTAGTTGGTGAGGTAACGGCTCACCAAGGCGACGATGCGTAGCCGACCTGAGAGGGTGATCGGCCACACTGGGACTGAGACACGGCCCAGACTCCTACGGGAGGCAGCAGTAGGGAATCTTCCGCAATGGGCGAAAGCCTGACGGAGCAATGCCGCGTGAGTGATGAAGGTTTTCGGATCGTAAAGCTCTGTTGCCAGGGAAGAACGCTTGGGAGAGTAACTGCTCTCAAGGTGACGGTACCTGAGAAGAAAGCCCCGGCTAACTACGTGCCAGCAGCCGCGGTAATACGTAGGGGGCAAGCGTTGTCCGGAATTATTGGGCGTAAAGCGCGCGCAGGCGGTCATTTAAGTCTGGTGTTTAATCCCGGGGCTCAACCCCGGATCGCACTGGAAACTGGGTGACTTGAGTGCAGAAGAGGAGAGTGGAATTCCACGTGTAGCGGTGAAATGCGTAGATATGTGGAGGAACACCAGTGGCGAAGGCGACTCTCTGGGCTGTAACTGACGCTGAGGCGCGAAAGCGTGGGGAGCAAACAGGATTAGATACCCTGGTAGTCCACGCCGTAAACGATGAGTGCTAGGTGTTAGGGGTTTCGATACCCTTGGTGCCGAAGTTAACACATTAAGCACTCCGCCTGGGGAGTACGGTCGCAAGACTGAAACTCAAAGGAATTGACGGGGACCCGCACAAGCAGTGGAGTATGTGGTTTAATTCGAAGCAACGCGAAGAACCTTACCAGGTCTTGACATCCCTCTGAT
Coding sequences:
- a CDS encoding NCS2 family permease, with amino-acid sequence MDRFFKLKENGTNVRTEIVAGLTTFMTMAYILFVNTLFLGQAGAGMSDNAVFFATAVGAGLMTIIMGLFVNIPIALAPGMGLNAYFMTVVLSSNGAITWQAALGAVFLSGIVFIILTVTKIRQMLLVAVPQSIKMAITVGIGLFITIIGFKLANLVAVTVNVAPDADLSQPIPGSSFNLSLGNFITHHDALLALIGLLLIAILMVMRVKGALLIGIVVTTLIGIPMGVTNLSGLSGASWLPNFSDLAVGQLDLKGAISLGLFEIIFIFTFVELFDTFGTMVGTATRMGIMKDKKKGEKTIGKAMLVDAVGVSAGAALGTSTITAYVESASGVEAGGRTGLTSVTTGLLFILALFIAPLALVVPSAATAPALIIVGVLMMSQVRSIEWDDFLQAFPAFLTIVLMPFTGGIANGISAGIVSYVILAVFSNLVTERKVKIHWLMWILALIVVCRYVFIGGE